A region of Maridesulfovibrio sp. DNA encodes the following proteins:
- a CDS encoding radical SAM protein, giving the protein MSHADSITLLNLEFNSSCNLRCKWCSLDHGKERKVMPREVLEKVMEEVGSGVFKNLRRIDLHNGGETLLHPDLPGMLSVIRRHRPSIPSSVTIGLLTNGMLLTPKVSEQICRSRAVTQVRFSIDGGSPAAFESIRKGAKWDVVRRNVQSFMEINHRSKVPVQTEIICMIPAEGVPDNKLDPDFAALLQLADKVSVRNPHNWDGSVDLGVDDSGYRVIAEQRLGEVCFLLQKNLVVLPDGKVTVCCNDLNERGVFGSVLENTLGELAAHPVRQAMIRAFKEGRKDEIELCRGCTGFYAPNPGGK; this is encoded by the coding sequence ATGTCACATGCCGATTCAATTACTCTGCTTAATCTGGAATTCAATTCTTCCTGTAACCTGCGTTGCAAATGGTGCTCCTTGGATCATGGAAAGGAGCGTAAGGTCATGCCCCGTGAAGTGCTGGAAAAGGTGATGGAGGAGGTTGGTTCCGGGGTATTCAAAAATCTGCGTCGTATCGACCTGCATAATGGCGGGGAGACTCTGCTGCATCCCGATTTGCCGGGAATGCTTTCAGTCATCCGCCGTCATCGTCCATCCATCCCTTCCTCTGTAACTATAGGGCTTCTTACCAACGGTATGTTGTTGACCCCTAAAGTTTCCGAACAGATTTGTCGCAGCAGGGCGGTTACGCAGGTCCGTTTCAGTATTGACGGCGGATCGCCAGCAGCATTTGAATCTATTCGCAAAGGCGCCAAGTGGGATGTGGTCAGGCGTAACGTGCAGTCTTTTATGGAAATCAATCACCGGTCCAAAGTGCCTGTGCAGACAGAGATAATCTGCATGATTCCTGCGGAGGGGGTGCCGGACAACAAGCTGGATCCGGACTTTGCCGCTCTTTTACAGCTTGCCGATAAGGTCAGTGTGCGCAATCCGCACAATTGGGACGGCAGTGTGGATTTAGGCGTTGATGACAGCGGTTACCGGGTGATCGCCGAGCAGCGGCTGGGCGAAGTCTGTTTTCTGCTGCAAAAAAATCTGGTTGTACTGCCCGACGGCAAGGTTACTGTCTGCTGCAACGATCTTAATGAGCGTGGAGTATTCGGCTCTGTTCTGGAAAATACTCTTGGAGAACTTGCCGCCCATCCTGTCCGGCAGGCGATGATCCGGGCCTTCAAGGAAGGGCGTAAGGATGAGATTGAGCTGTGTCGCGGATGTACAGGATTTTATGCTCCGAATCCGGGGGGGAAGTAG
- a CDS encoding cupin domain-containing protein, protein MKYQAINFKDKLSKFNEHWSPRVVAEMNDYQFKLAKLKGEFVWHDHKDTDETFMVIEGELDILFRDGKVTLNAGEMYVIPKGIEHKPVAAEECRVMLIEPRGVVNTGDADGGDFTAENDVWI, encoded by the coding sequence ATGAAGTATCAGGCCATCAATTTCAAGGATAAACTTTCGAAATTCAACGAACATTGGTCACCGCGCGTAGTTGCGGAAATGAACGATTACCAGTTCAAACTTGCCAAACTGAAAGGTGAATTCGTCTGGCATGACCACAAGGACACTGATGAGACATTCATGGTTATTGAAGGAGAATTGGACATCCTTTTCAGGGACGGGAAAGTAACCCTGAATGCAGGTGAAATGTATGTAATCCCCAAAGGAATAGAGCATAAACCGGTTGCGGCAGAAGAATGCAGGGTCATGCTCATTGAACCGCGCGGAGTAGTAAACACCGGAGATGCCGACGGCGGTGACTTTACTGCCGAGAATGATGTCTGGATTTAA